The nucleotide window GATCATTCCAGTAGGTTAtgcaaagtattaaaataatattaggtgTACCAAAAATACTAAGCAAATTCATTCATTTGCACGTTACAATAAAATTCGTCTCGTTATTTTGATACAATggttgtattgttttgttggCAAGTAACCATAAACTATTAATGCACATTTATGATAAGACAAACCAACTACGTTTATACTGAAAGTAACATTCGTCAAAGTTTATAGGGGAAGGTCAATTAAAAGCTACGTCAAGACATGTGCCTCAAAAGTATTGTttcgaattatttattcttgtatTGACATCATCCAATGTTCCAGACTGATCTTAATTCCTATTGACAGTTTTCGAAGAATCGGAAACGcctatttctttaatattattttagttatttgttattgttgatTGAATATGACActctgtttttgtttataatatatattttaaattctgtgtttttgctgttttatttgttaattttaatgttatttccaAGTTAACCGTTTTGTGTACAtgggtatatatctatctaactttttgtaatttatcgattgatataattttaagtgtttGGAATTAATATTACCTGTGTTAGTTAGATAAAGTCTATTTTCAATTTGTCAGTAACAAGAGTGCCCAATAATAGACCTAAGTACGTTTTAATATCTACGTGCGAAAGTAGCAGATAGAGAATTGGCTATAATCCACTTGGCCGCTATACTTGTTGTAACAAACATTTCATTCATGTCGCCATATATCACCGCTTTAGCGCTTAGACAACCACCGGAAGTAGAAAGCAATTAAACGCTAACATCGCAACCCGCGGAGGAGAACATAAACTAACAACACGCAATGCGATGGGTATGCCCGCGTCGCACTGTTCGCAGTAGCCAGTCGCTATAGGAATTGTAATTTCAAGAAAATTTTAGGCTTCAtcgtttattgaattaaaaagggtgttttatgtcatattttgaTATTGCAGTTGAAGAAACAGCAACAGCTCCAGCAGGAGATCTTGTTGCAGCATTTCcagcaacaacaacaacagttAGCCGAGCAACACGAACAGCAAATCAGGCACCATGTAAAGGTGATTATTTCATTCTATAGCTGCGAAAATCtagaattttgaataaatataaaattaaccaaGTTCTCGTGTGCCATTTCGAAACACATCCTTTACCGCTACTTACGATAGTCCGATTTTAGAAAGTCAAAATTTCGACCAAACTGGTTTCACACGGTATTaactcaaaaaatatatgatttgaaCATTTTAGAAAGTCGACTCGATCGTGGCAGATTTAATTAACGGTACACATCAGGCATTTATGTAATTAGTACGgcatgataataaaaataacacaattacaTTCCAATACGAAGCATTTTGATGTGGATGTTGGCGCGAGGGCGCGGAATGGGCGTCTCCGTTGCTGTCACAGGCTTCTCTATAAATAGTCGTGAATGGCCTAGCCTGTATTCTGCAATTACATCACTCATAATGCGCTCGACTGACTGTATTAACCTAGCGTGACCCCAATTAGCAGCTGGGAAAAAATGCTCGGCATGTTGACACCGTTTCAAAGACACAGGAAGTCAATGCAAATTATCGAATCTTTAGGAGAAAGACGTGTGTTATCGTCAGGGTACAAAGGTACATTACATGCATGCGTTATTTATGGATCTTAATAAAGTGGAGACgttttattagtattgtaaaataaagttatcggggaattttatttcttgttatctCGTCACTTTCAGCACTTAAATCGCATAAATTGAAGTGAATAATGATATTATCGCCCAAAaattattttctgaaatttcTGAAACTATTTTCATAACAGTACAATGACTCACATTCAAAGAAATATTGGTATAAATGTAGGAAATATTTTCGGTATGTGGATGGAGTCCAATTTTGCGTCGTTTTGATAACTTATTCCTTCGGCATCCATGACGCACCACAAAGCGTGGTTGACACTTGGGCGGTAAACGCGCTACCTACCTATGTCAGCGTCTAATTTTACTTATTCAATCATAAAAATTGATACGAACATTAAACATATTTGATCTTGATATTcgcttaacattatttttataaatgtttattaatagacACCTACATAAACGCGAATTAGTCATTAGTCGTGGTATCGCTCAAGTTATCGGCGGTCGGTTGACATCAGAAGATGCGTCTCAAAGTAGGTAAATGTGGTAACAGTTATGGGAGCAACAGAAAGCAATGGAGGAGGCGGCGCTGCGGGAGGCGCGCGAGGCCCGCGAGGCGAGAGAGGCGCGCGAGCGGCACGAGCGCGACCGCGTCGAGCTGCTGCGGAAGAAGGATAAGCACGAGCACAGTGCCAACGCTTCCACTCAAGTCAAACAGAAGCTGCAGGTAACCGGGCGCGCCGCCTACACTGCATACACCTAGTAGTGCTAGCCGGATAGACCAATACACTCTTAGTCTGTGCTGTAGTACGCGAGACGGGTGAATTGTTCATATTCGTTACATTCAGGGATATTATCTTGATGGGTTCTTAATTTTGTTAGTCTGAACAGTCTGAAtattatggtattttttatgtttttttcagGAGTTTCTAAAGAAAAAACAGGCCGCAGCAAATGCCAATGGAACAATACCTCCATCTTCACCGTATAGGAATTGGTAGGATTTTATCGTTGTATCtagatgtataattttaaataaataaacgtaaagtaattttaatgtatgtgtcTCAATTTCCAGGGGTATCGTAAAATCGTCATCGGGAGAATCAATAACTTCCACGGGGGCTACCGCCACCGCTCACCCTTACAGACTCGCGGCGCCCTTGCCCCTGACGCTCAACGCTGCTCCCCCTCAACCCTCGCCCGCAGACTTTCCACTGAGGAAAACCGGTAAGTAGTCACGTGTGTGAATGTAACGTATCTACGATGTGATGTTCGTACTTTTTCGGTGGTTCTAATACTCGAATTTAAACAACGCAGACAGTTTAATTgcaagttttatttgaataattactaataaatatatataatatgtataatatttaaaaataaagtaaaataatcgAGAGCAAGAGTCGCATGTATTGAATGTCGTTTGGTTTGGTTGGTTCTTGAGTGCCACTAGCAACAACTTCACAGTAGAACCGATGCAAAGGTTAAACTTAACAAAAGTGTAGTATTTAATGAGCTTCGAAGTCGGTGGGATCGCAGTTACACTCGACGGGACAATTTCAATATTCGTCACGAACGAGGGACACGACCTCCGATGAACTCGGGCCGCGAACCATGCGATCCCGCCGGCCGCGGAGCGAGTGTGCGCGTGGAGCTCTAACCGCATGCGTGTGCAGCGTCGGAGCCCAACATGCTGAAGGTGCGGCTCAAGGCGCGCGTCATAGAGCGCCGCGCCTCGCCGCTCGCGCGCCGCCCGCTCAAGACGCGCATCAAGCACCGCAGTGAGTACCCGCAGGCCTTCCGGCGGCGTGCACCGACCCGTGCGACCGACTGTTTTAGGCACATCAGACGCTTTTCTTATTTACTCGCATCTCGTCAAACGCCAATCGTAACGTCGGCCGCTCGTCGCAGATTGCGAGGGCTCGTCCCCCCGCGGCTCCCCGCCGGGCGCGGTGGCGGCTCCCATCCGCGAGGAGGAGGAGGGCTCGCGCGCACCCGAGCTCCTGTTCTCGTCGCCCTCGCTCCCCAACATCTCGCTGGGCCGCCCGCACGCCCTCGCTGCGCCGCGAcacgcgcccgcgccgcccgtcACCGTGGCGCTCCCGCCCGTCTCCGAGGCGGAGGCCTACTGCGGCGCGGCCGCTCTGGGCGCCCGGCTCAGCAAGCGCCCGCTCGGCCGCACGCACTCGGCGCCGCTGCCGCTCGGCGATCCCGCCCTGCAGCCGCCCTCGGCGCACCACTACCTACGCGACCAGATTCGCAAGACCGTACGTATCGCCGGCCACTCCCGGGCCCTCGGGGCGCTCTCGCGGGCCTCACACCGTCTGTCGACGCGACAGGTGCTGACGCGCGCGCACGACGCCGCGACGGCGCAGCTGCGCGAGGAGGAGGGAGAAGTGATCGATCTGACGGCTCGACGAGCCGCCCCCGAGAGCTCGTCGAGCGCGGGGCCGGGCGCGGAGCCCCCGGGCGCCGCGCCGCTGGCCCGCGCGCTCAGCTCGCCGCTGGTCGGCGCGCGCGCGCCCGCCACGGGCCTCGCCTACGACGCGCTCATGCTCAAACATGGGTAACTCTCTCATGTGTATatccgtttatttattttgcccAGGTTCCGACCTCGTTTCCCCGCCGCTCGAGCCCCACCCGGCGCGCATACTGACCGATCTCGCCCGCAGGTGCGCGTGCGGCGCCCACGCGCCCACGCACCCCGAGCACGGCGGGCGGCTGCAGTCGGTGTGGGCGCGCCTGTACGAGACGGGGCTGGCGGCGCGCACGGAGCGCACGCGCGCGCGCAAGGCCACGCTGGAGGAGCTGCAGGCCGTGCACACGGAGGCGCACGTGGCGGCGTGGGCGGggcgcgcgggcgcggcgggcggcaaGGCGGGCGCCGTGCCGCTCGTGCGCCTGGCGTGCGGCGGGCTGGGCGTGGACGCCGACACGGCCTTCAGCGACACGCAcacgccgcccgccgcgcgcctGGCGGCCGGCGCGCTGCTGGACCTGGCCGTGCGCACGGCGCGCAACGAGCTGCGCAACGGGTACGTGCGCGCACCGCGCCGCACCGCGCCGCACCGCGCCGCACCGCGAGCGAGCGTGGCGCGGCTCTATATCGCGTGTCCTGTCCGCAGTTTCGCGATAGTGCGGCCGCCGGGCCACCACGCGGAGCCGAACCAGGCGATGGGTTTCTGCTTCTTCAACAACGTGGCCATCGCCGCGCGCATCCTCCACACGCGCCTCGGCCTGCAGAGGATACTCATCGTGGACTGGGTGCGTGGAAGGCTTACCTGTCCGAGTACTTCACTTCACACGCTCCACTCGTGATCGGACGAAACGGAAAACGTGTGACACGTCCTCGAGTAGAGTTTTTGTAACGACGACTCACTCTCGGTCGCAGGACGTGCACCACGGTAACGGCACGCAGCAGATATTCTACGAGGACCCGCACGTGCTGTATATCAGCCTGCATCGCCACGACGACGGCAACTTCTTCCCGGGCACGGGCTCCGCCAGCGAGTGCGGCGCGGGCGCCGGGCTCGGCTACACCGTCAACATCGCCTGGCCCGGACACCCGCCGCTGGCCGACGCCGAGTACCTCGCCGCCTTCCGCTCCATCGTCATGCCCATCGCCAAGGTTCGCATTCCTGTCGGTTTACAGTTTCAAATTTCGGGTGTTGCGAATGCTAAATTATATACGAATTTGTATATCGCCACCGCCATATTAGTCACAAGGCGATTTAAACGATGATTGATTTTAATTCATCAGGAGTACGACCCGGAAATCGTTCTGGTGTCGTGCGGGTTCGACGCCGCCGGCGGACACCCCGCGCCCATGGGCGGCTACAACGTGTCCGCCGCCTGCTTCGCGCACATGACGCGCGACCTGATGAGCCTCGCCAACGGAAAGGTACGCCCCCGCCTCGGCCTCGGCGGCGCTCGCGACCTCGCCTCGCTCACGCGCTCCGCTCCGGCCGCAGGTGGTGCTGTCGCTGGAGGGCGGCTACGACCTGGCGGCCATGTGCGACTGCGCGCAGGAGTGCGTGCGCGCGCTGCTGGGCGACCGGCTGGCCGCGCCGCCGCTGAGCGAGCTGGCGCGCACGCCGGCGCCGCACGCGCAGCGCGCGCTGcgggccgccgccgccgcgcagGCGCCGCACTGGCCGCAGGTCAAGCGCTACGGCGCGCTGGCCGGCGCGTCGGCGCTggaggcgggcgcggcgcgcgcgggcCGCCTGCAGAGCGAGCGCGACGCCGCCGACACCGCGGCCGCCATGGCCACGCTGTCCGTGCACCCGCCGCTGCCGCCGCAGACGCGGCCGCTGGCGCTCAGGTACCCGCCCGCCCCGGCCGCGCCGGCCGCGCCGAGCCCCGCACCCGGCCGGCCGACTGACGAGAGCCTCTGTTGCAGCCGCTCGGGCAGCTCGCGCTCGGTGTCGGAGGAGCCGATGGAGCAGGACGAGGGCAAGTGAGCGCCCGGGGAGTCTCCGCCGCACATTCCGCGCCCTCGTCGAGGCCCGGGGGGCCGAGCTCCGCCGCGAGAGGGGAGGCCGCCTCGCTGAcgtgttatatgtatattacatagaGAGCGTCCGTTCGATGTGATTCATAATGAATCGGTCGCCGTGAGACGGACGCGCGTGTAGGTGGTGAAATTAAGACAAATCTTAATTTGAAAGCTTTAAAACGTAGAAAAATTGTAagtgtacaaaataatattaaatatttggatATGCTTTGAGCGCGACCGCGACGGCTAGCTTTCACGCCGGCGAGTCGCCGTTCTCGATCTGTCGGTAACTCGTTTCGATCGACATTCCGTCACGAACTTCGTATTATTGTCTATGTCTATA belongs to Vanessa tameamea isolate UH-Manoa-2023 chromosome 13, ilVanTame1 primary haplotype, whole genome shotgun sequence and includes:
- the LOC113391478 gene encoding histone deacetylase 7 isoform X2 codes for the protein MSVNPTTVAATEMAHESASGAEGSPHHTPSPPHVPRLPADTSFHHQIMQNQSPRKKDLHIAERAKQTLENNFLLQLKKQQQLQQEILLQHFQQQQQQLAEQHEQQIRHHVKLWEQQKAMEEAALREAREAREAREARERHERDRVELLRKKDKHEHSANASTQVKQKLQEFLKKKQAAANANGTIPPSSPYRNWGIVKSSSGESITSTGATATAHPYRLAAPLPLTLNAAPPQPSPADFPLRKTASEPNMLKVRLKARVIERRASPLARRPLKTRIKHRNCEGSSPRGSPPGAVAAPIREEEEGSRAPELLFSSPSLPNISLGRPHALAAPRHAPAPPVTVALPPVSEAEAYCGAAALGARLSKRPLGRTHSAPLPLGDPALQPPSAHHYLRDQIRKTVLTRAHDAATAQLREEEGEVIDLTARRAAPESSSSAGPGAEPPGAAPLARALSSPLVGARAPATGLAYDALMLKHGCACGAHAPTHPEHGGRLQSVWARLYETGLAARTERTRARKATLEELQAVHTEAHVAAWAGRAGAAGGKAGAVPLVRLACGGLGVDADTAFSDTHTPPAARLAAGALLDLAVRTARNELRNGFAIVRPPGHHAEPNQAMGFCFFNNVAIAARILHTRLGLQRILIVDWDVHHGNGTQQIFYEDPHVLYISLHRHDDGNFFPGTGSASECGAGAGLGYTVNIAWPGHPPLADAEYLAAFRSIVMPIAKEYDPEIVLVSCGFDAAGGHPAPMGGYNVSAACFAHMTRDLMSLANGKVVLSLEGGYDLAAMCDCAQECVRALLGDRLAAPPLSELARTPAPHAQRALRAAAAAQAPHWPQVKRYGALAGASALEAGAARAGRLQSERDAADTAAAMATLSVHPPLPPQTRPLALSRSGSSRSVSEEPMEQDEGK
- the LOC113391478 gene encoding histone deacetylase 7 isoform X8; this encodes MYVINLEMAHESASGAEGSPHHTPSPPHVPRLPADTSFHHQIMQLKKQQQLQQEILLQHFQQQQQQLAEQHEQQIRHHVKLWEQQKAMEEAALREAREAREAREARERHERDRVELLRKKDKHEHSANASTQVKQKLQEFLKKKQAAANANGTIPPSSPYRNWGIVKSSSGESITSTGATATAHPYRLAAPLPLTLNAAPPQPSPADFPLRKTASEPNMLKVRLKARVIERRASPLARRPLKTRIKHRNCEGSSPRGSPPGAVAAPIREEEEGSRAPELLFSSPSLPNISLGRPHALAAPRHAPAPPVTVALPPVSEAEAYCGAAALGARLSKRPLGRTHSAPLPLGDPALQPPSAHHYLRDQIRKTVLTRAHDAATAQLREEEGEVIDLTARRAAPESSSSAGPGAEPPGAAPLARALSSPLVGARAPATGLAYDALMLKHGCACGAHAPTHPEHGGRLQSVWARLYETGLAARTERTRARKATLEELQAVHTEAHVAAWAGRAGAAGGKAGAVPLVRLACGGLGVDADTAFSDTHTPPAARLAAGALLDLAVRTARNELRNGFAIVRPPGHHAEPNQAMGFCFFNNVAIAARILHTRLGLQRILIVDWDVHHGNGTQQIFYEDPHVLYISLHRHDDGNFFPGTGSASECGAGAGLGYTVNIAWPGHPPLADAEYLAAFRSIVMPIAKEYDPEIVLVSCGFDAAGGHPAPMGGYNVSAACFAHMTRDLMSLANGKVVLSLEGGYDLAAMCDCAQECVRALLGDRLAAPPLSELARTPAPHAQRALRAAAAAQAPHWPQVKRYGALAGASALEAGAARAGRLQSERDAADTAAAMATLSVHPPLPPQTRPLALSRSGSSRSVSEEPMEQDEGK
- the LOC113391478 gene encoding histone deacetylase 7 isoform X5, which produces MDDDPEQPSSLEEMAHESASGAEGSPHHTPSPPHVPRLPADTSFHHQIMQLKKQQQLQQEILLQHFQQQQQQLAEQHEQQIRHHVKLWEQQKAMEEAALREAREAREAREARERHERDRVELLRKKDKHEHSANASTQVKQKLQEFLKKKQAAANANGTIPPSSPYRNWGIVKSSSGESITSTGATATAHPYRLAAPLPLTLNAAPPQPSPADFPLRKTASEPNMLKVRLKARVIERRASPLARRPLKTRIKHRNCEGSSPRGSPPGAVAAPIREEEEGSRAPELLFSSPSLPNISLGRPHALAAPRHAPAPPVTVALPPVSEAEAYCGAAALGARLSKRPLGRTHSAPLPLGDPALQPPSAHHYLRDQIRKTVLTRAHDAATAQLREEEGEVIDLTARRAAPESSSSAGPGAEPPGAAPLARALSSPLVGARAPATGLAYDALMLKHGCACGAHAPTHPEHGGRLQSVWARLYETGLAARTERTRARKATLEELQAVHTEAHVAAWAGRAGAAGGKAGAVPLVRLACGGLGVDADTAFSDTHTPPAARLAAGALLDLAVRTARNELRNGFAIVRPPGHHAEPNQAMGFCFFNNVAIAARILHTRLGLQRILIVDWDVHHGNGTQQIFYEDPHVLYISLHRHDDGNFFPGTGSASECGAGAGLGYTVNIAWPGHPPLADAEYLAAFRSIVMPIAKEYDPEIVLVSCGFDAAGGHPAPMGGYNVSAACFAHMTRDLMSLANGKVVLSLEGGYDLAAMCDCAQECVRALLGDRLAAPPLSELARTPAPHAQRALRAAAAAQAPHWPQVKRYGALAGASALEAGAARAGRLQSERDAADTAAAMATLSVHPPLPPQTRPLALSRSGSSRSVSEEPMEQDEGK
- the LOC113391478 gene encoding histone deacetylase 7 isoform X4, with product MYVINLEMAHESASGAEGSPHHTPSPPHVPRLPADTSFHHQIMQNQSPRKKDLHIAERAKQTLENNFLLQLKKQQQLQQEILLQHFQQQQQQLAEQHEQQIRHHVKLWEQQKAMEEAALREAREAREAREARERHERDRVELLRKKDKHEHSANASTQVKQKLQEFLKKKQAAANANGTIPPSSPYRNWGIVKSSSGESITSTGATATAHPYRLAAPLPLTLNAAPPQPSPADFPLRKTASEPNMLKVRLKARVIERRASPLARRPLKTRIKHRNCEGSSPRGSPPGAVAAPIREEEEGSRAPELLFSSPSLPNISLGRPHALAAPRHAPAPPVTVALPPVSEAEAYCGAAALGARLSKRPLGRTHSAPLPLGDPALQPPSAHHYLRDQIRKTVLTRAHDAATAQLREEEGEVIDLTARRAAPESSSSAGPGAEPPGAAPLARALSSPLVGARAPATGLAYDALMLKHGCACGAHAPTHPEHGGRLQSVWARLYETGLAARTERTRARKATLEELQAVHTEAHVAAWAGRAGAAGGKAGAVPLVRLACGGLGVDADTAFSDTHTPPAARLAAGALLDLAVRTARNELRNGFAIVRPPGHHAEPNQAMGFCFFNNVAIAARILHTRLGLQRILIVDWDVHHGNGTQQIFYEDPHVLYISLHRHDDGNFFPGTGSASECGAGAGLGYTVNIAWPGHPPLADAEYLAAFRSIVMPIAKEYDPEIVLVSCGFDAAGGHPAPMGGYNVSAACFAHMTRDLMSLANGKVVLSLEGGYDLAAMCDCAQECVRALLGDRLAAPPLSELARTPAPHAQRALRAAAAAQAPHWPQVKRYGALAGASALEAGAARAGRLQSERDAADTAAAMATLSVHPPLPPQTRPLALSRSGSSRSVSEEPMEQDEGK
- the LOC113391478 gene encoding histone deacetylase 7 isoform X1 codes for the protein MDDDPEQPSSLEEMAHESASGAEGSPHHTPSPPHVPRLPADTSFHHQIMQNQSPRKKDLHIAERAKQTLENNFLLQLKKQQQLQQEILLQHFQQQQQQLAEQHEQQIRHHVKLWEQQKAMEEAALREAREAREAREARERHERDRVELLRKKDKHEHSANASTQVKQKLQEFLKKKQAAANANGTIPPSSPYRNWGIVKSSSGESITSTGATATAHPYRLAAPLPLTLNAAPPQPSPADFPLRKTASEPNMLKVRLKARVIERRASPLARRPLKTRIKHRNCEGSSPRGSPPGAVAAPIREEEEGSRAPELLFSSPSLPNISLGRPHALAAPRHAPAPPVTVALPPVSEAEAYCGAAALGARLSKRPLGRTHSAPLPLGDPALQPPSAHHYLRDQIRKTVLTRAHDAATAQLREEEGEVIDLTARRAAPESSSSAGPGAEPPGAAPLARALSSPLVGARAPATGLAYDALMLKHGCACGAHAPTHPEHGGRLQSVWARLYETGLAARTERTRARKATLEELQAVHTEAHVAAWAGRAGAAGGKAGAVPLVRLACGGLGVDADTAFSDTHTPPAARLAAGALLDLAVRTARNELRNGFAIVRPPGHHAEPNQAMGFCFFNNVAIAARILHTRLGLQRILIVDWDVHHGNGTQQIFYEDPHVLYISLHRHDDGNFFPGTGSASECGAGAGLGYTVNIAWPGHPPLADAEYLAAFRSIVMPIAKEYDPEIVLVSCGFDAAGGHPAPMGGYNVSAACFAHMTRDLMSLANGKVVLSLEGGYDLAAMCDCAQECVRALLGDRLAAPPLSELARTPAPHAQRALRAAAAAQAPHWPQVKRYGALAGASALEAGAARAGRLQSERDAADTAAAMATLSVHPPLPPQTRPLALSRSGSSRSVSEEPMEQDEGK
- the LOC113391478 gene encoding histone deacetylase 7 isoform X6, which codes for MSVNPTTVAATEMAHESASGAEGSPHHTPSPPHVPRLPADTSFHHQIMQLKKQQQLQQEILLQHFQQQQQQLAEQHEQQIRHHVKLWEQQKAMEEAALREAREAREAREARERHERDRVELLRKKDKHEHSANASTQVKQKLQEFLKKKQAAANANGTIPPSSPYRNWGIVKSSSGESITSTGATATAHPYRLAAPLPLTLNAAPPQPSPADFPLRKTASEPNMLKVRLKARVIERRASPLARRPLKTRIKHRNCEGSSPRGSPPGAVAAPIREEEEGSRAPELLFSSPSLPNISLGRPHALAAPRHAPAPPVTVALPPVSEAEAYCGAAALGARLSKRPLGRTHSAPLPLGDPALQPPSAHHYLRDQIRKTVLTRAHDAATAQLREEEGEVIDLTARRAAPESSSSAGPGAEPPGAAPLARALSSPLVGARAPATGLAYDALMLKHGCACGAHAPTHPEHGGRLQSVWARLYETGLAARTERTRARKATLEELQAVHTEAHVAAWAGRAGAAGGKAGAVPLVRLACGGLGVDADTAFSDTHTPPAARLAAGALLDLAVRTARNELRNGFAIVRPPGHHAEPNQAMGFCFFNNVAIAARILHTRLGLQRILIVDWDVHHGNGTQQIFYEDPHVLYISLHRHDDGNFFPGTGSASECGAGAGLGYTVNIAWPGHPPLADAEYLAAFRSIVMPIAKEYDPEIVLVSCGFDAAGGHPAPMGGYNVSAACFAHMTRDLMSLANGKVVLSLEGGYDLAAMCDCAQECVRALLGDRLAAPPLSELARTPAPHAQRALRAAAAAQAPHWPQVKRYGALAGASALEAGAARAGRLQSERDAADTAAAMATLSVHPPLPPQTRPLALSRSGSSRSVSEEPMEQDEGK
- the LOC113391478 gene encoding histone deacetylase 7 isoform X7: MDDDPEQPSSLEEMAHESASGAEGSPHHTPSPPHVPRLPADTSFHHQIMQLKKQQQLQQEILLQHFQQQQQQLAEQHEQQIRHHVKKAMEEAALREAREAREAREARERHERDRVELLRKKDKHEHSANASTQVKQKLQEFLKKKQAAANANGTIPPSSPYRNWGIVKSSSGESITSTGATATAHPYRLAAPLPLTLNAAPPQPSPADFPLRKTASEPNMLKVRLKARVIERRASPLARRPLKTRIKHRNCEGSSPRGSPPGAVAAPIREEEEGSRAPELLFSSPSLPNISLGRPHALAAPRHAPAPPVTVALPPVSEAEAYCGAAALGARLSKRPLGRTHSAPLPLGDPALQPPSAHHYLRDQIRKTVLTRAHDAATAQLREEEGEVIDLTARRAAPESSSSAGPGAEPPGAAPLARALSSPLVGARAPATGLAYDALMLKHGCACGAHAPTHPEHGGRLQSVWARLYETGLAARTERTRARKATLEELQAVHTEAHVAAWAGRAGAAGGKAGAVPLVRLACGGLGVDADTAFSDTHTPPAARLAAGALLDLAVRTARNELRNGFAIVRPPGHHAEPNQAMGFCFFNNVAIAARILHTRLGLQRILIVDWDVHHGNGTQQIFYEDPHVLYISLHRHDDGNFFPGTGSASECGAGAGLGYTVNIAWPGHPPLADAEYLAAFRSIVMPIAKEYDPEIVLVSCGFDAAGGHPAPMGGYNVSAACFAHMTRDLMSLANGKVVLSLEGGYDLAAMCDCAQECVRALLGDRLAAPPLSELARTPAPHAQRALRAAAAAQAPHWPQVKRYGALAGASALEAGAARAGRLQSERDAADTAAAMATLSVHPPLPPQTRPLALSRSGSSRSVSEEPMEQDEGK
- the LOC113391478 gene encoding histone deacetylase 7 isoform X3 — translated: MDDDPEQPSSLEEMAHESASGAEGSPHHTPSPPHVPRLPADTSFHHQIMQNQSPRKKDLHIAERAKQTLENNFLLQLKKQQQLQQEILLQHFQQQQQQLAEQHEQQIRHHVKKAMEEAALREAREAREAREARERHERDRVELLRKKDKHEHSANASTQVKQKLQEFLKKKQAAANANGTIPPSSPYRNWGIVKSSSGESITSTGATATAHPYRLAAPLPLTLNAAPPQPSPADFPLRKTASEPNMLKVRLKARVIERRASPLARRPLKTRIKHRNCEGSSPRGSPPGAVAAPIREEEEGSRAPELLFSSPSLPNISLGRPHALAAPRHAPAPPVTVALPPVSEAEAYCGAAALGARLSKRPLGRTHSAPLPLGDPALQPPSAHHYLRDQIRKTVLTRAHDAATAQLREEEGEVIDLTARRAAPESSSSAGPGAEPPGAAPLARALSSPLVGARAPATGLAYDALMLKHGCACGAHAPTHPEHGGRLQSVWARLYETGLAARTERTRARKATLEELQAVHTEAHVAAWAGRAGAAGGKAGAVPLVRLACGGLGVDADTAFSDTHTPPAARLAAGALLDLAVRTARNELRNGFAIVRPPGHHAEPNQAMGFCFFNNVAIAARILHTRLGLQRILIVDWDVHHGNGTQQIFYEDPHVLYISLHRHDDGNFFPGTGSASECGAGAGLGYTVNIAWPGHPPLADAEYLAAFRSIVMPIAKEYDPEIVLVSCGFDAAGGHPAPMGGYNVSAACFAHMTRDLMSLANGKVVLSLEGGYDLAAMCDCAQECVRALLGDRLAAPPLSELARTPAPHAQRALRAAAAAQAPHWPQVKRYGALAGASALEAGAARAGRLQSERDAADTAAAMATLSVHPPLPPQTRPLALSRSGSSRSVSEEPMEQDEGK
- the LOC113391478 gene encoding histone deacetylase 7 isoform X9, with the translated sequence MDDDPEQPSSLEEMAHESASGAEGSPHHTPSPPHVPRLPADTSFHHQIMQNQSPRKKDLHIAERAKQTLENNFLLQLKKQQQLQQEILLQHFQQQQQQLAEQHEQQIRHHVKLWEQQKAMEEAALREAREAREAREARERHERDRVELLRKKDKHEHSANASTQVKQKLQEFLKKKQAAANANGTIPPSSPYRNWGIVKSSSGESITSTGATATAHPYRLAAPLPLTLNAAPPQPSPADFPLRKTDCEGSSPRGSPPGAVAAPIREEEEGSRAPELLFSSPSLPNISLGRPHALAAPRHAPAPPVTVALPPVSEAEAYCGAAALGARLSKRPLGRTHSAPLPLGDPALQPPSAHHYLRDQIRKTVLTRAHDAATAQLREEEGEVIDLTARRAAPESSSSAGPGAEPPGAAPLARALSSPLVGARAPATGLAYDALMLKHGCACGAHAPTHPEHGGRLQSVWARLYETGLAARTERTRARKATLEELQAVHTEAHVAAWAGRAGAAGGKAGAVPLVRLACGGLGVDADTAFSDTHTPPAARLAAGALLDLAVRTARNELRNGFAIVRPPGHHAEPNQAMGFCFFNNVAIAARILHTRLGLQRILIVDWDVHHGNGTQQIFYEDPHVLYISLHRHDDGNFFPGTGSASECGAGAGLGYTVNIAWPGHPPLADAEYLAAFRSIVMPIAKEYDPEIVLVSCGFDAAGGHPAPMGGYNVSAACFAHMTRDLMSLANGKVVLSLEGGYDLAAMCDCAQECVRALLGDRLAAPPLSELARTPAPHAQRALRAAAAAQAPHWPQVKRYGALAGASALEAGAARAGRLQSERDAADTAAAMATLSVHPPLPPQTRPLALSRSGSSRSVSEEPMEQDEGK